In Hamadaea flava, a genomic segment contains:
- a CDS encoding DUF2975 domain-containing protein produces MEERKWGNWLRGLGAIATFVQIAALCVAVAVLVIAFIPKSPVAVELPTSLLPASLSSFASPAGSPDASPDASSAAKVVPGVEIDPEGTVMVRVTDPSLAQRLLYLVTVLPGLLLIAEIARRLAGLLRIAREQDPFSSRTAKDLTVLAKITAFGGAGAWAVAIVALWVLSTTVLRDGGAFVSTPPLLPWVFVAFIFAGFGQLIARGVAMRTELDTVI; encoded by the coding sequence ATGGAAGAGCGGAAGTGGGGGAACTGGCTGCGCGGGCTGGGGGCGATCGCCACGTTCGTGCAGATCGCGGCGCTGTGCGTCGCGGTCGCGGTGCTGGTCATCGCGTTCATCCCGAAGTCGCCGGTCGCCGTCGAGCTGCCGACGTCCCTGCTGCCGGCGTCGCTGTCGTCGTTCGCGTCGCCGGCTGGGTCGCCGGATGCGTCGCCGGATGCGTCGTCGGCGGCGAAGGTCGTGCCCGGCGTCGAGATCGATCCAGAGGGCACCGTGATGGTCCGGGTGACCGATCCGTCCTTGGCGCAACGGCTGCTGTATCTGGTGACGGTCCTGCCGGGGCTGCTGCTCATCGCCGAGATCGCCCGGCGGCTCGCGGGGTTGCTGCGGATCGCGCGGGAGCAGGACCCGTTCTCGTCGCGTACGGCGAAGGACCTGACCGTGCTGGCGAAGATCACCGCGTTCGGCGGCGCCGGAGCGTGGGCGGTCGCGATCGTCGCGCTCTGGGTGCTCTCGACGACGGTCCTGCGCGACGGCGGGGCGTTCGTGTCGACGCCGCCGTTGCTGCCGTGGGTCTTCGTGGCGTTCATCTTCGCCGGGTTCGGTCAGCTCATCGCGCGCGGCGTAGCGATGCGGACCGAGCTGGACACGGTGATCTGA